The Deltaproteobacteria bacterium genome includes a window with the following:
- a CDS encoding phosphoenolpyruvate synthase: MLVTKNSTYAYAKKESGGKGFNLYLMTEQGLPVPDWVVFGKRYFQSYVDYYSLTEKMNQIIDELNRNKISASQAENEFSKLFLDPPTPDFLVQELKKALRHFSSEDTLMFSVRSSAADEDGVSHSFAGQLSSFLYLSDFEEIIFAMRKCWASGFTERGLVYRRKNNISVNKIQVSVVLQKMIDPDESGVLFTCDPVSQKLDHYVISAVRGVGEGLVSGALPADTFWLENSTGLMVKRDIVEKKTAMKKGKQGETVLIDMEEREWLRPALSEKQLLEIWKLGKFIEGYFQRPQDIEWAIQGEKLYILQTRPVTHLEQDLVGYPNLWDNSNIVESYGGLTLPLSFSFALRNYKNVYVQFCEVLNVPRQVIKEMDSYLSYMLGNINGRVYYNLFNWYKLVGILPGFKQNREFMETMMGVSEKLTDEITERIKPHPSWNTLEGKVRKLVTGLSFFKYHLTIQSMVTDFLKTFHKDYDYYRSLPLKKLRGDQLIQVYSELEMNMLGRWKAPIVNDFLCMVHFGLLRKLTLKWLSQFDSTIQNDLLSGEGGLESAEPMKALKKLTMIVFNNPSLRNDFLKYESSELLEFLKQSTYQEFYAEVMSYLDRFGFRCMSEMKLEEIDLNTDPTYLFVCIKNYLKSSSLELIQIEEESALRKTAEAKVETSLKGFQKVFYFWVLKHARKAVKNRENTRFARTRVYGIARNIFQYVGQDLAQLGIIEKDRDIFWLNIEEIFGIYNGTLTSYDLQSFIELRKKSYKSFELTTPDVRILTRGAVYWHNQFVKEVEAPSYDGEDCDLKGMPCCPGIIEGVVKYISSPQDNLELNGEILVADRTDPGWVPLYPSIKGLLVERGSLLSHSAIVAREMGIPTIVSIPGLTKKLKSGMKVKLDGKAGTIKILSEGESICSSP, from the coding sequence ATGTTAGTTACAAAAAATTCTACTTATGCTTATGCAAAAAAAGAATCCGGTGGTAAGGGATTTAATTTGTATCTAATGACAGAGCAGGGTTTGCCTGTACCTGATTGGGTTGTATTTGGTAAAAGATATTTTCAAAGCTATGTTGATTATTATTCTTTAACTGAAAAAATGAATCAAATTATCGATGAATTAAATAGGAATAAAATATCTGCGTCTCAAGCTGAAAATGAGTTTTCTAAGCTTTTTTTAGATCCTCCCACGCCAGATTTTTTGGTTCAAGAGTTGAAAAAAGCTTTGAGGCATTTTTCAAGCGAAGATACTTTAATGTTCTCAGTTCGCAGTTCTGCAGCGGATGAAGATGGGGTTTCTCATTCATTTGCTGGGCAATTATCTAGTTTTCTATATTTATCAGATTTTGAAGAAATTATTTTTGCCATGAGAAAATGTTGGGCTTCAGGTTTTACAGAAAGAGGGCTTGTTTATCGAAGAAAAAATAATATTTCTGTTAATAAAATTCAAGTTTCAGTTGTTCTGCAGAAAATGATAGACCCTGATGAATCAGGTGTTTTGTTTACCTGTGACCCAGTTTCGCAGAAGTTAGATCATTACGTCATTAGCGCCGTTCGTGGAGTTGGTGAAGGTCTTGTTTCTGGTGCCTTACCAGCAGATACTTTTTGGCTAGAGAACTCAACAGGTTTAATGGTAAAACGGGATATTGTTGAGAAAAAAACGGCGATGAAGAAGGGAAAACAGGGCGAAACAGTATTAATAGATATGGAAGAGAGAGAATGGCTCAGGCCCGCATTATCTGAGAAACAGCTCCTAGAAATATGGAAATTGGGAAAATTCATAGAGGGTTATTTTCAACGTCCACAAGATATTGAATGGGCCATTCAAGGTGAAAAATTATACATATTGCAAACTAGACCCGTCACCCACTTAGAACAAGATTTAGTTGGGTATCCTAACTTATGGGACAATTCAAATATCGTTGAATCCTATGGGGGATTAACTTTGCCCTTGAGTTTTTCATTTGCATTGCGAAATTACAAAAATGTTTACGTCCAATTTTGTGAGGTACTTAATGTTCCTCGTCAGGTAATTAAGGAAATGGATAGCTATCTTAGTTACATGTTGGGAAATATTAATGGAAGAGTTTATTATAATTTATTCAATTGGTACAAACTTGTAGGCATATTGCCAGGATTTAAACAAAATCGTGAGTTTATGGAAACCATGATGGGAGTTTCTGAGAAACTGACAGATGAGATCACTGAAAGAATAAAGCCTCATCCCTCTTGGAATACCTTGGAAGGCAAGGTACGGAAGTTGGTTACCGGTCTTAGTTTTTTTAAATATCATCTTACCATTCAATCCATGGTGACTGATTTCTTGAAAACCTTTCATAAGGACTATGACTATTATAGATCTTTGCCTCTGAAGAAACTGCGAGGAGATCAGCTCATTCAAGTTTATTCCGAGCTTGAAATGAATATGTTGGGTCGATGGAAAGCTCCCATTGTAAATGATTTTTTGTGTATGGTCCACTTTGGACTACTTAGAAAGTTAACCTTAAAGTGGCTCTCTCAGTTCGATTCAACGATTCAGAACGACTTGCTGTCTGGTGAAGGTGGCCTAGAAAGTGCCGAGCCCATGAAGGCACTTAAAAAATTGACGATGATTGTTTTCAATAATCCAAGTTTAAGAAATGATTTTCTTAAATATGAGTCTTCTGAGTTATTAGAGTTTCTTAAGCAGAGTACTTATCAGGAATTTTATGCAGAGGTAATGAGCTATCTGGATCGTTTTGGTTTTCGATGTATGAGCGAGATGAAATTAGAAGAAATAGATTTAAACACAGATCCTACTTATTTATTTGTTTGCATTAAAAATTATCTGAAATCGAGTTCCTTGGAACTTATACAGATTGAAGAAGAATCAGCTTTAAGAAAAACGGCGGAAGCGAAGGTCGAGACCTCATTAAAGGGGTTTCAAAAAGTTTTTTATTTTTGGGTTTTAAAGCATGCGAGAAAAGCCGTAAAGAATAGAGAAAATACCCGATTTGCAAGAACCAGAGTCTATGGAATTGCGAGAAATATATTTCAATATGTGGGACAAGATTTAGCTCAGCTCGGAATTATTGAAAAAGACAGGGATATTTTTTGGCTCAACATTGAAGAGATATTTGGTATTTATAATGGAACCTTAACAAGTTATGATTTACAGTCATTCATTGAGTTAAGAAAAAAGTCTTATAAAAGTTTTGAGTTAACTACTCCTGATGTTCGCATCCTCACGCGCGGTGCTGTTTATTGGCATAATCAATTTGTCAAGGAAGTAGAAGCACCCAGTTACGACGGAGAAGATTGTGATTTAAAAGGAATGCCTTGTTGTCCGGGAATTATTGAAGGTGTCGTCAAATATATTTCTTCACCTCAAGATAATTTAGAACTCAATGGTGAAATATTAGTTGCTGACCGAACTGATCCCGGTTGGGTGCCTCTTTATCCGAGTATTAAGGGACTTTTGGTGGAAAGAGGAAGTCTGTTATCTCATTCAGCTATTGTAGCTAGAGAAATGGGAATACCTACAATTGTTTCTATACCTGGTTTGACAAAAAAATTAAAATCTGGAATGAAAGTCAAGTTAGATGGTAAAGCTGGTACTATTAAAATTTTAAGTGAGGGAGAATCTATATGCTCGTCTCCGTAG
- a CDS encoding manganese transporter permease — protein MIKGLICLIKERFNPGSYLPMILFFNLGLGFYLLDKSGNSFSLEKFLISFIIQLSFFFRLRLFDEIKDYAFDTKFNPTRPLARGALTIDQTKMALLVLIAFELLVSGTLGRSYFFVHLVAVFYSLLMFEEFFIGSLLRPHLTTYGIVHTFVSCFSGFSGAYMFSRIDLNQVSLDVVLFFLTPWFYFNLFEFARKIFSQVEERPMVASYSGIFGIRWAWALAMSQVLLGLIFLNYLQIRNINYFLILSLIYFLVSLMYVFSGSIFSAKLFRNSTGLFLVGHFMLLTASYWS, from the coding sequence TTGATTAAAGGTCTTATTTGTTTGATTAAAGAAAGGTTTAATCCAGGAAGTTACCTTCCAATGATTTTATTTTTTAATTTAGGTTTGGGGTTTTATCTACTGGATAAAAGCGGAAACTCTTTTTCCCTTGAAAAGTTTTTAATTTCTTTCATAATTCAACTTTCTTTTTTCTTTCGATTACGACTCTTTGACGAAATCAAAGACTATGCTTTTGATACTAAATTCAATCCAACCCGTCCGCTGGCTCGGGGGGCGTTGACCATCGATCAGACTAAAATGGCTTTGTTAGTTTTAATTGCCTTCGAACTTCTTGTTTCAGGAACGCTAGGCAGGTCTTATTTTTTTGTTCATCTCGTTGCCGTTTTTTATTCCCTATTAATGTTCGAAGAATTTTTTATAGGCTCTTTGCTAAGGCCACATTTAACTACCTACGGAATAGTTCATACATTTGTGAGCTGTTTTTCAGGTTTTTCAGGAGCTTATATGTTTTCCAGAATTGATTTGAATCAAGTGAGTCTTGATGTGGTTCTTTTCTTTCTGACCCCGTGGTTTTACTTTAATTTGTTTGAGTTTGCGAGAAAGATATTTTCTCAGGTTGAGGAACGGCCCATGGTAGCTAGTTACTCGGGAATTTTTGGAATCCGCTGGGCCTGGGCCTTGGCAATGTCTCAGGTGTTGCTAGGATTGATTTTTTTAAACTACTTACAAATAAGAAATATTAATTATTTTCTTATTTTAAGCCTTATCTATTTTTTGGTAAGTCTTATGTATGTCTTTTCTGGGTCCATTTTTTCAGCGAAGTTATTTAGAAATTCAACGGGGCTATTTTTAGTGGGTCATTTTATGCTGTTAACAGCGAGTTACTGGAGTTAG